A stretch of Nitrospira sp. DNA encodes these proteins:
- the tatC gene encoding twin-arginine translocase subunit TatC has protein sequence MAQLINPLAAHIQTVKRRLIVIGATILTALIVTFSFSAEMVAWLNRPFPNQLVFYGPTEALFASIKVSFLSAIILSLPVIFYQCWKFVEPALLPKEQRWAIPLFMLAGGLFGLGLVFCNLVILPLVIDFFVSFGMDRDITPQLSVGTYIDFNVKFLLIFGCAFELPLAMTLLARAGVVTGKVFAQYRRHAILTTLIISAIVTPDATLFTMLLMAVPMMVLYEIGILGARLFGKGQDSGGVDLPLDPDLPIGTAGTRVR, from the coding sequence ATGGCCCAACTCATCAATCCGCTGGCCGCCCATATTCAGACCGTCAAGCGGCGATTGATCGTCATCGGGGCCACGATCCTGACCGCGCTGATTGTCACCTTTTCGTTTTCCGCCGAGATGGTCGCGTGGCTCAACCGGCCGTTTCCCAATCAGCTGGTGTTCTACGGACCGACCGAGGCGCTGTTTGCATCCATCAAAGTGTCGTTTCTCTCGGCCATCATTCTGAGCCTGCCGGTGATCTTCTATCAGTGCTGGAAGTTCGTCGAGCCGGCCTTGCTGCCGAAGGAACAGCGGTGGGCCATTCCGTTGTTCATGCTGGCGGGGGGGCTATTCGGGCTGGGGCTCGTGTTCTGTAATCTCGTGATTCTGCCGCTGGTCATCGACTTTTTTGTGAGCTTCGGCATGGACCGGGATATCACCCCGCAGCTGAGCGTCGGCACCTATATCGATTTCAATGTGAAGTTTTTGCTCATCTTCGGCTGTGCCTTCGAGCTGCCGCTGGCGATGACGCTGCTGGCGCGCGCGGGCGTGGTCACGGGCAAGGTCTTCGCCCAGTATCGCAGGCATGCGATCCTGACCACGCTGATCATTTCCGCGATCGTCACGCCGGACGCGACGCTCTTCACGATGCTCCTGATGGCGGTGCCGATGATGGTGCTGTATGAGATCGGCATTCTGGGCGCCAGACTGTTCGGCAAGGGGCAGGACAGCGGAGGGGTGGATCTGCCGTTGGATCCGGATTTGCCGATTGGCACGGCGGGAACCAGGGTGCGATAA
- a CDS encoding YdcH family protein, with product MQTEQGIAEQLRRSSHEFRTIEETHHRLDGELTELQKRHVLTPQEELAKKQLQKEKLAMKDKMAELIRLFQTKR from the coding sequence ATGCAGACGGAGCAGGGAATCGCCGAGCAACTTCGCCGGTCGAGCCATGAATTCCGGACCATCGAAGAAACCCACCATCGGCTGGACGGCGAATTGACGGAATTGCAGAAACGGCATGTGCTGACGCCGCAGGAAGAACTCGCGAAGAAGCAGTTGCAGAAAGAAAAGCTGGCGATGAAGGACAAGATGGCGGAATTGATCCGCCTGTTTCAGACAAAGCGGTAA
- the rimI gene encoding ribosomal protein S18-alanine N-acetyltransferase: MASPIQIVPATLDDLPDLVRLEEACFSAPWTRKMLTAELTGNQFAHFLVARDAGGILGYLCYWIVFEEVRLMNLAVVDSMRRRGIAARLVEEALRTGLAQAATRAVLEVRASNQAALALYRRFGFVEVSTRRQYYTNPIEDAVLMELEPIVSRTGAGHGRASAIEGGSISAH; encoded by the coding sequence ATGGCTAGCCCCATCCAGATCGTTCCCGCCACGCTTGACGACCTGCCGGATTTGGTGCGGCTGGAAGAAGCTTGCTTCTCGGCCCCCTGGACGCGCAAAATGTTGACTGCCGAATTGACGGGGAATCAGTTCGCCCATTTTCTGGTTGCCCGTGACGCCGGGGGCATTCTTGGCTATCTCTGCTATTGGATCGTGTTTGAAGAAGTACGATTGATGAATCTGGCCGTGGTCGACAGCATGCGCCGCCGGGGGATTGCCGCCAGGCTTGTCGAAGAGGCGTTGCGAACCGGCCTTGCCCAGGCCGCCACCCGCGCGGTGCTGGAAGTTCGTGCGTCGAATCAGGCCGCGCTGGCGCTGTATCGGCGGTTCGGGTTTGTGGAGGTTTCGACGCGCCGCCAGTATTACACCAATCCCATTGAAGATGCCGTGCTCATGGAGCTGGAACCGATTGTTTCCAGGACCGGTGCAGGGCACGGCCGTGCGTCAGCCATCGAAGGAGGATCCATTTCCGCTCACTAA
- the tsaB gene encoding tRNA (adenosine(37)-N6)-threonylcarbamoyltransferase complex dimerization subunit type 1 TsaB gives MNVLAVDTATSWQSVALLDGAAVVARQDQEAAGSHGALLLPAIERVLAEAGMTLAQLDGLACSIGPGSFTGLRVGAATLLGLRAATDLPLALVPTLEAMAWNLQGHESPLCPVLTSRKGELYWAVFQWRNGTTLDRILPEQVGAPQACAQSLTGATVLFGEGWTSMEAEIRAALRPAASVITVPSGLSKPSAVSVGLAGIERLRRGEIAGEEVAPVYVQRAEAEVKFEQSGGLSPVARRQARVAIKTTARAGRQRPPARKSHG, from the coding sequence ATGAACGTGTTGGCGGTTGATACAGCCACCTCCTGGCAGAGCGTGGCGCTCCTTGATGGCGCGGCTGTGGTGGCGCGGCAGGATCAAGAGGCGGCCGGTTCTCATGGGGCGTTGCTGTTGCCGGCGATCGAGCGAGTATTGGCCGAGGCGGGGATGACGCTGGCGCAGCTGGATGGGCTGGCCTGCTCCATCGGCCCCGGGTCCTTTACCGGCCTGCGGGTCGGCGCGGCGACGCTGCTCGGCTTGCGGGCGGCCACCGATTTGCCGCTGGCCCTCGTTCCGACGCTTGAGGCCATGGCGTGGAATCTACAAGGCCACGAGTCTCCATTGTGCCCCGTCCTCACGAGCCGCAAGGGGGAGCTGTATTGGGCGGTATTTCAGTGGCGCAACGGCACGACGCTCGACCGGATTCTCCCTGAGCAGGTGGGCGCACCTCAGGCCTGCGCCCAGAGTCTCACCGGCGCCACCGTCCTTTTCGGAGAGGGCTGGACGTCGATGGAGGCGGAGATTCGTGCCGCGCTGCGTCCGGCGGCATCCGTTATCACGGTGCCGTCCGGCCTCTCCAAACCCTCGGCGGTCAGTGTCGGGTTGGCGGGGATCGAACGATTGCGCCGCGGGGAAATAGCCGGCGAGGAGGTGGCGCCGGTCTATGTCCAGCGGGCCGAGGCGGAAGTGAAATTTGAACAATCGGGCGGGCTCTCGCCGGTCGCCCGCCGGCAGGCCCGTGTGGCCATCAAAACCACAGCCCGCGCGGGTCGCCAGCGTCCGCCGGCCAGGAAGTCGCATGGCTAG
- the radA gene encoding DNA repair protein RadA: MKAKTSFSCQACGHQSPRWIGRCPDCGGWNTMKEERQAPTGKGRPAAMKTAQAKATPIAEIEVVGEDRRLTGIGEFDRVLGGGVIPGAVILIGGDPGIGKTTLLLQALPRLASKEAPVLYVSGEESPRQIKMRGQRLGIEHPNLLILAETSLEQMLKAIQEIQPAAIVVDSIQTVYTEQITSAPGSISQVQEVAGQLMWFAKRAGVPVFIIGHVTKEGAIAGPRLLEHIVDTVLYFEGDKGHSYRILRAVKNRFGSTNEIGVFEMKDGGLEEVSNPSELFLAERPQRSTGSVVVSSLEGSRPILVELQALVSSTSYAMPKRMANGVELNRVSLLLAVMEKRLGMHLSGQDVYVNVVGGMHIDEPAIDLGIVAAVTSSLREVPIEPGLLVLGEVGLGGEVRAVSQAELRIREAAKMGFKRCLLPERNIAKIEPVDGIELIGITEVGEALDVVLA, translated from the coding sequence ATGAAAGCCAAAACCAGTTTTTCCTGCCAGGCCTGCGGCCATCAATCGCCTCGCTGGATCGGCCGGTGCCCGGATTGCGGCGGCTGGAACACGATGAAGGAAGAGCGGCAGGCGCCGACCGGCAAGGGGCGTCCGGCGGCCATGAAAACCGCGCAGGCGAAGGCGACTCCCATTGCGGAGATTGAAGTGGTCGGAGAAGACCGGCGGCTGACCGGCATCGGGGAGTTCGACCGGGTGCTGGGCGGAGGGGTGATTCCCGGCGCCGTGATTCTGATCGGCGGAGATCCCGGCATCGGCAAGACCACGCTGCTCTTGCAGGCCTTGCCTCGCCTGGCCTCGAAGGAGGCGCCGGTGCTCTATGTGTCCGGGGAAGAATCCCCTCGCCAGATCAAGATGCGCGGGCAGCGGTTGGGCATCGAACATCCGAATCTCTTGATCCTGGCCGAGACCTCCCTCGAACAAATGCTAAAAGCGATTCAAGAGATCCAGCCGGCGGCGATTGTCGTCGATTCGATCCAGACCGTGTATACCGAACAGATTACGTCGGCGCCCGGCAGCATCAGCCAGGTGCAGGAAGTGGCCGGACAGTTGATGTGGTTTGCCAAGCGGGCGGGCGTCCCGGTGTTCATCATCGGCCACGTCACGAAGGAAGGCGCGATTGCGGGCCCGCGCTTGCTGGAACATATCGTGGATACCGTCTTGTATTTTGAAGGTGACAAGGGACACAGCTATCGCATTCTGCGGGCGGTGAAAAACCGGTTTGGCTCCACGAACGAAATCGGTGTGTTCGAGATGAAGGATGGCGGACTGGAAGAGGTCAGCAATCCCTCCGAATTGTTCTTGGCCGAGCGGCCGCAACGGAGCACCGGCTCGGTGGTGGTGTCGAGCCTCGAAGGGAGCCGGCCGATTCTCGTGGAATTACAGGCGCTGGTGTCTTCGACCAGCTACGCGATGCCCAAGCGGATGGCGAATGGCGTGGAATTGAACCGGGTCTCGCTGTTGCTGGCGGTCATGGAGAAGCGGCTGGGCATGCATCTCTCCGGGCAGGATGTCTATGTCAACGTGGTCGGCGGGATGCATATCGATGAGCCGGCCATCGATCTGGGGATCGTCGCTGCGGTCACATCGAGTTTGCGCGAAGTGCCGATTGAGCCCGGTTTGCTCGTCCTGGGCGAAGTGGGATTGGGAGGAGAAGTGCGCGCGGTGAGCCAGGCGGAGCTGCGCATCCGCGAAGCGGCGAAGATGGGATTCAAACGGTGCCTGTTGCCGGAGCGGAACATCGCCAAGATCGAGCCGGTGGACGGCATAGAGTTGATCGGAATTACGGAAGTGGGAGAGGCGCTCGATGTGGTCCTGGCTTAA
- the bcp gene encoding thioredoxin-dependent thiol peroxidase: MSKELAIGEKAPELGLPDQDGNRVSLKDFKGKQVVVYFYPKDDTPGCTQESCDFRDSMAPIKKAGAVVVGVSFDGQASHQKFIKKFSLPFTLLSDTEKTAANAYGVYKEKSMYGKKYWGIERSTFVIDQQGLLKAIFRKVKVTGHVEEVLEALKA; the protein is encoded by the coding sequence ATGAGCAAGGAATTGGCCATCGGAGAGAAGGCGCCGGAATTGGGGCTGCCGGATCAGGACGGCAATAGGGTGTCCTTGAAGGATTTCAAGGGGAAGCAGGTGGTGGTGTATTTCTATCCGAAGGACGATACGCCGGGGTGCACGCAGGAGTCCTGCGATTTTCGCGATTCGATGGCGCCGATCAAGAAAGCCGGGGCCGTGGTCGTGGGCGTGAGTTTCGACGGGCAGGCCTCCCATCAGAAGTTCATCAAGAAGTTCAGTTTGCCGTTTACGCTGCTCAGTGACACAGAGAAGACAGCCGCCAATGCCTATGGGGTCTATAAAGAGAAGAGCATGTACGGCAAGAAGTATTGGGGCATCGAGCGCAGCACGTTTGTCATCGATCAACAAGGCCTGCTCAAGGCGATCTTCCGCAAGGTCAAGGTGACGGGGCATGTCGAGGAAGTCCTCGAGGCATTGAAAGCCTGA
- a CDS encoding tetratricopeptide repeat protein — MMHRRVTTALALLGVVLLLVSAAACSKNKAKPLVPLALEAGASPLALSLNEQGTQAYRARDFDAAKGYFSQTVTAAPQSGPAHYNYALALNALGETEAARKQFIEAANFAPGDKIIWDSPALSPYGNPETEEKKVAAPQNPNRRSGMGGR; from the coding sequence ATGATGCATCGGCGGGTGACAACTGCTCTGGCGCTGCTGGGCGTTGTGCTGTTGCTGGTCAGCGCGGCGGCCTGTTCCAAAAACAAGGCCAAGCCGTTGGTGCCGCTGGCCTTGGAGGCCGGAGCCTCCCCGCTGGCCTTGAGCCTGAATGAGCAGGGGACGCAAGCTTACCGGGCACGGGATTTTGACGCGGCGAAGGGGTATTTCTCCCAGACAGTAACGGCGGCGCCCCAGTCGGGTCCGGCCCATTACAATTATGCCTTGGCCCTCAATGCGCTGGGCGAGACGGAGGCGGCGCGGAAGCAGTTTATCGAGGCGGCCAATTTTGCGCCGGGGGATAAAATTATTTGGGATTCACCGGCGCTGTCGCCCTACGGCAATCCTGAGACGGAAGAAAAGAAAGTCGCCGCGCCGCAGAATCCCAATCGGCGGAGTGGCATGGGTGGGCGATAG
- a CDS encoding DUF507 family protein encodes MLSEDKVSHLSHIILQAVKKSPLVKMTGEDGPVLKDIKKVLAAELAQEEDIDRKVRAKLSSYSRGIVEGSSEWEVLYRKTFEEELRRHSRG; translated from the coding sequence ATGTTGAGTGAAGATAAAGTCAGCCATCTCTCCCACATCATCCTGCAGGCGGTGAAGAAGAGCCCGCTGGTCAAGATGACGGGCGAGGACGGGCCGGTGCTGAAGGATATTAAGAAGGTCCTGGCGGCGGAGCTGGCGCAGGAAGAAGACATCGACCGGAAGGTCAGAGCCAAGCTCTCCTCCTATTCGCGGGGGATTGTCGAAGGCAGCTCCGAGTGGGAGGTGCTGTATCGGAAGACCTTTGAGGAAGAGCTTCGCAGGCATAGCAGAGGGTGA
- a CDS encoding DUF507 family protein — translation MRLSKERVRHMAESLATRLQQDGHLEITGDRKAFVEAIDQAITGELSIEDKLNAEVRQMLKAYEKQIEQGQVDYQKMFTMVKTKLVRERGIIL, via the coding sequence ATGCGGCTGTCGAAAGAACGTGTCCGGCACATGGCCGAATCGCTCGCCACCCGCTTGCAACAGGATGGGCATCTGGAGATCACGGGAGATCGCAAGGCCTTTGTCGAGGCGATTGATCAGGCGATCACCGGTGAGCTGTCGATCGAAGACAAGCTGAATGCGGAAGTGCGGCAGATGCTCAAGGCCTACGAAAAGCAAATCGAACAGGGCCAGGTCGATTACCAGAAGATGTTCACGATGGTGAAGACGAAGCTGGTGCGCGAGCGGGGGATCATCCTGTAA
- a CDS encoding cyclophilin-like fold protein yields the protein MTEPAKRIRITVGGIQLEAELKPSKTAGEVYAALPIDAPINTWGEEFYFKLPGVKDYRETATNQVKVGDVAFWGAGQVLAIFFGRTPMSMGPDPVPADRVNVIGKIVGDASQLRRVMEAPTIRVERV from the coding sequence ATGACAGAACCAGCCAAGCGGATTCGCATCACGGTCGGGGGGATTCAACTCGAAGCGGAGCTCAAGCCGTCGAAAACGGCCGGCGAGGTCTACGCCGCGCTGCCGATCGACGCGCCGATCAATACGTGGGGGGAGGAGTTCTATTTCAAGCTGCCCGGCGTGAAGGATTATCGCGAGACGGCGACGAATCAGGTCAAGGTCGGCGATGTGGCTTTTTGGGGAGCCGGACAAGTGCTGGCTATTTTCTTCGGCCGGACGCCCATGAGCATGGGGCCTGATCCTGTGCCCGCCGATCGCGTCAATGTGATCGGCAAGATCGTCGGCGATGCGTCGCAATTGCGCCGGGTCATGGAAGCGCCGACCATTCGCGTGGAGCGCGTGTAA
- a CDS encoding ribonuclease H-like domain-containing protein has translation MLTSTFVLLSGVGPATERRFWQEGLLTWEHFLKQPRISGLSPHRKQWYDGELALAQAQFDAGHLPYFASRLPSREHWRFFPVNPSRTLYLDIETTGTAPHEGEVTLVGLHRNGETLSLIRGENLTSDRLQAELDQCDLLVTFFGSTFDVPYLRAKFPRLTFSMPHFDLCFAARRVGRRGGLKQIEHDIGIERASALQGLDGWDAVRLWTDWCAGDAAALELLRDYNAADTANLAPLARLLYDELLTRFGPPSAGGLGPATAREQGAPL, from the coding sequence ATGTTGACCTCTACCTTTGTGCTCCTCTCAGGTGTCGGCCCGGCGACCGAACGCCGCTTTTGGCAAGAGGGCCTCCTTACCTGGGAGCACTTCCTCAAGCAACCACGGATCTCCGGCCTCTCACCCCATCGGAAACAATGGTACGACGGAGAACTCGCTCTGGCACAGGCCCAATTTGACGCCGGCCACCTGCCCTATTTTGCCTCCCGCCTTCCCAGCCGGGAACACTGGCGGTTTTTCCCGGTCAATCCGTCACGGACACTCTATCTCGACATTGAAACCACCGGCACGGCGCCGCATGAGGGCGAGGTCACGCTCGTCGGCCTGCATCGCAACGGCGAAACGCTCAGCCTGATCCGGGGCGAAAACCTCACCTCCGACCGGCTCCAAGCCGAGCTGGATCAATGCGATCTGCTCGTGACATTCTTCGGCTCGACATTCGACGTCCCCTACCTGCGGGCGAAATTCCCCCGCCTCACGTTCTCCATGCCCCATTTCGATCTCTGTTTCGCCGCCCGCCGCGTCGGCCGCCGGGGCGGGTTAAAACAGATCGAACACGACATCGGGATCGAGCGGGCCTCGGCACTGCAGGGACTCGACGGCTGGGACGCCGTGCGCTTGTGGACCGACTGGTGTGCCGGAGATGCCGCGGCCCTTGAGTTGCTCCGGGACTACAATGCCGCCGACACGGCCAATCTCGCCCCGCTGGCCCGCCTGCTGTATGACGAGCTGCTCACACGATTTGGCCCGCCCTCCGCCGGCGGACTCGGGCCAGCCACCGCCCGCGAGCAGGGGGCCCCGCTATGA
- a CDS encoding protein phosphatase 2C domain-containing protein, translating to MTAWTGIGRTDIGLVRAMNQDCFLALDQLGFWAVADGMGGHAGGDVAAHTAMAVASAHIEQTVGHGLDSPHDILQTLMTAAHQTVRDRAKRDPALSHMGTTLVALLLTPQPTAVAHIAHLGDSRAYLYRGGTLTPLTRDHTMIEKYLAHGILTPESAKTHPDRHVLTKAVGISATATPDIASHPLQPDDLILLCSDGLTKMLEDQDIALIMKHSGKDPVRAGDTLIEAALARGGLDNVTVVVIAQSQNTHR from the coding sequence ATGACCGCCTGGACCGGCATAGGGCGGACCGATATCGGCCTCGTGCGTGCGATGAATCAGGACTGCTTCCTGGCCCTCGATCAGCTCGGCTTCTGGGCCGTCGCCGATGGCATGGGCGGACATGCCGGAGGCGACGTGGCGGCACACACCGCGATGGCGGTGGCCAGCGCGCACATCGAACAGACGGTTGGCCACGGGCTCGATTCCCCTCACGACATCCTCCAGACGCTGATGACGGCGGCTCACCAGACCGTACGCGACCGCGCCAAGCGTGACCCGGCGCTCAGCCATATGGGGACCACGCTCGTCGCCCTGTTGCTGACGCCCCAACCGACGGCGGTCGCTCACATCGCCCATCTGGGAGACAGCCGGGCCTATCTCTACCGGGGCGGCACCCTGACTCCGCTCACCCGCGATCACACGATGATCGAGAAGTACTTGGCGCACGGCATCCTCACGCCGGAATCGGCCAAGACTCACCCGGACCGGCATGTTTTGACGAAAGCCGTCGGGATTTCGGCCACGGCCACACCGGATATCGCCTCACATCCGCTGCAACCGGACGACCTGATTCTCCTCTGCTCCGACGGGCTCACCAAAATGCTGGAAGACCAGGATATTGCGCTGATCATGAAACACTCCGGCAAGGATCCGGTTCGTGCCGGCGATACACTGATCGAGGCAGCCCTCGCGCGCGGCGGCCTCGACAATGTGACGGTCGTTGTCATTGCCCAATCTCAGAATACACACCGTTGA